A stretch of the Parabacteroides timonensis genome encodes the following:
- a CDS encoding TonB-dependent receptor codes for MRTSLTVCAIALSSQLLCAEGVWGQSLKENNITYVVKQTSVSDAFEQLSKITGFNFFYDESVLKDLKNVNVQIKNGSIDAILDELSQQTGLYFKKINNTISVSRSRIVSFEPQAIQQNKKLTGIIRDNNGEPIIGANVVVKGTTNGTITGVDGDFSLDVPDTGILLISYIGYLSKEIAIGAESRIDITLSEDTQKLDEIVVVGYGVVRKSDLTGSVGTVKAAAIESMPVSRIDQALQGRVSGMQITSANGSPGASTTIRIRGGNSINAGNEPLYVIDGIIGGGDLSTINPADIASIEVLKDASSTAIYGSRGANGVILITTKRGDGAEGLKLTYSGYYGLQTPVKKLDLLNGSEAAVFQNEYAEYYGRPHPFKDPSQVNNTNWQDQMFRSSAPITDHNLSLSKSMKDGNYYLSMNYFNQEGIMYESGFERYQIRFNVDQKIGKAFQLGATLTASMTNRDNPFVGGHDLLPTAPIYNEDGSYFDVNQISGNVYNSPVAQREYIQDKTRKFRGLGNVYAQLTLFKNLVLKSSFGFDISNSKQNRYESVNLPTRVFNKTGGYAKVRTEFPITYQNENTISYNITLGDHFISALGGFTWQKYQYEFLEGSASGFKNDVSLYHAMETGDPVTRDIQTGEKEWGLVSYLFRANYTYKSRYMLTVSGRQDGSSRLSEGNKWAFFPSVALAWRASEEEFIKSLNLFSNLKLRASYGTSGSQAIDPYSVIDKLKSGSTVIGGQEVISFAPESSANKNLGWEKTKQVDVGLDAGFLEGRLGLEIDYYYKKTTDLLLKRELPYQTGFESILENVGAVRNQGFEISVNSVNIDKKDFKWSTNLSISANRNKILDLGGKDFLENGRGSRLIVGEPMGTFFGVKYLGTWKENEITEGSKHKPGDPKLEDLNDDDIINIHDGQIIGNAEPKFYGGFGNDFTFRRFTFGLFFDFSYGNDVYDLSGRGMDTGFNGNVYGRNRDRWSESNPNGYYPKAGSAFTNIFDTYAGGEFNGGCSLYLHDGSYLRLKNINVQYDIPLPKQNVLKSLQVYGTVSNVFTLTKYFGYSPDVNVGDLETEATRRGFDQNAYPQSRTFLIGLKAQF; via the coding sequence ATGCGAACTTCGTTAACCGTATGCGCTATTGCTTTATCTTCCCAGTTACTTTGTGCGGAGGGAGTTTGGGGGCAGAGTCTTAAAGAAAACAATATCACTTATGTCGTGAAGCAAACTTCAGTGAGCGATGCTTTTGAACAACTGAGTAAAATCACTGGTTTTAATTTCTTTTATGACGAATCAGTACTGAAAGACTTGAAAAATGTCAATGTACAGATTAAGAATGGTTCTATAGATGCTATTTTAGATGAATTATCACAACAAACCGGATTGTATTTTAAGAAGATAAATAATACGATTTCAGTGAGTCGGAGCCGTATCGTTTCTTTCGAACCACAGGCAATTCAGCAAAATAAGAAATTGACAGGTATTATCCGTGATAATAACGGAGAACCAATTATCGGGGCAAATGTAGTTGTGAAGGGAACAACTAATGGTACTATAACGGGAGTGGACGGAGATTTTTCTCTGGATGTGCCGGATACTGGAATATTACTTATATCCTATATCGGTTATTTAAGTAAAGAGATAGCGATTGGAGCAGAAAGTAGGATTGATATCACTTTATCTGAGGATACACAAAAGCTGGACGAAATTGTAGTAGTGGGTTACGGTGTAGTTCGTAAAAGTGATTTGACCGGATCGGTCGGCACAGTGAAAGCTGCAGCAATTGAGAGTATGCCGGTATCTCGTATTGACCAAGCTTTGCAGGGACGTGTCAGTGGTATGCAAATAACATCAGCAAACGGTTCTCCTGGTGCTAGTACAACAATTCGTATTCGTGGTGGTAATTCTATTAATGCAGGTAATGAGCCTTTATATGTTATCGATGGCATTATTGGAGGAGGTGATTTAAGCACGATAAATCCGGCGGATATTGCTTCTATTGAAGTACTGAAAGATGCATCATCTACAGCTATATATGGATCTCGTGGTGCAAACGGTGTAATTTTAATTACTACTAAGAGAGGAGATGGAGCAGAAGGGCTGAAGTTGACTTATAGTGGATATTATGGATTACAGACACCGGTTAAAAAGCTGGATCTTCTGAATGGGTCGGAAGCTGCTGTTTTTCAGAATGAATATGCTGAATATTATGGTCGTCCACATCCGTTTAAAGATCCTTCTCAAGTGAATAATACTAATTGGCAGGATCAGATGTTTCGTTCGTCAGCTCCTATCACCGACCATAATTTGAGTTTATCCAAGTCAATGAAGGACGGTAATTATTATTTGTCAATGAACTACTTCAACCAGGAAGGTATTATGTATGAGTCTGGTTTTGAGCGTTACCAAATACGTTTCAATGTCGATCAGAAAATAGGAAAAGCATTCCAGTTGGGAGCCACACTAACCGCTTCTATGACGAATCGGGATAATCCGTTTGTCGGTGGACATGATTTGCTACCTACTGCACCGATATACAATGAAGATGGATCTTATTTCGATGTCAATCAAATCAGTGGTAATGTTTATAATAGTCCGGTTGCCCAGCGTGAATACATTCAGGATAAGACAAGAAAATTTAGAGGGCTGGGGAATGTATATGCGCAATTGACACTCTTTAAAAATCTGGTATTAAAGTCTTCTTTCGGTTTTGATATCAGTAATAGCAAACAGAATCGATATGAATCGGTAAATCTGCCAACTCGTGTTTTTAATAAAACAGGTGGTTACGCAAAGGTTCGTACTGAGTTTCCTATTACTTATCAGAATGAAAATACAATCAGTTACAATATTACATTAGGAGATCATTTTATTTCTGCATTAGGCGGTTTCACCTGGCAGAAGTATCAATACGAATTTTTGGAAGGTTCAGCAAGTGGTTTTAAAAATGATGTAAGTTTATATCATGCAATGGAAACCGGTGATCCTGTAACACGTGATATTCAGACTGGCGAAAAGGAATGGGGATTGGTCTCTTATCTGTTTAGAGCAAATTACACGTATAAGAGTAGATATATGTTGACAGTGTCCGGCCGTCAGGATGGTTCTTCTCGGCTTTCGGAAGGTAATAAATGGGCCTTTTTCCCTTCAGTAGCATTGGCATGGAGAGCATCGGAAGAAGAGTTCATCAAATCTCTTAATTTGTTTTCAAATCTGAAATTAAGAGCTTCTTACGGAACTTCCGGTAGCCAGGCTATTGATCCCTATTCAGTGATTGATAAATTGAAGAGTGGTTCTACTGTGATAGGTGGACAAGAAGTTATTTCGTTTGCCCCAGAAAGTTCTGCAAATAAGAATCTGGGTTGGGAGAAAACAAAACAGGTAGATGTCGGTTTAGATGCCGGTTTTTTGGAAGGGCGTTTAGGCTTGGAGATCGATTATTATTATAAAAAGACAACCGACTTGCTTCTTAAGAGAGAGTTGCCATACCAAACAGGTTTTGAATCTATACTCGAAAATGTCGGTGCTGTAAGAAATCAGGGATTTGAGATTTCAGTGAATTCTGTTAATATCGATAAGAAGGACTTTAAATGGTCAACAAATCTCTCAATTTCAGCAAACAGGAATAAGATACTGGATCTTGGTGGAAAGGACTTCCTTGAAAATGGAAGGGGATCTCGATTGATCGTTGGTGAACCGATGGGAACTTTCTTTGGTGTAAAGTATTTGGGAACATGGAAAGAAAATGAGATTACCGAAGGTTCCAAACATAAACCTGGTGATCCTAAACTGGAGGACCTGAATGATGATGATATTATTAATATACATGATGGACAGATCATAGGAAATGCTGAACCTAAATTCTATGGAGGTTTTGGCAATGATTTTACTTTCAGACGTTTTACATTCGGTTTGTTCTTTGACTTCAGTTATGGCAATGATGTGTACGACTTATCGGGAAGAGGTATGGATACAGGATTTAATGGGAATGTTTATGGCAGAAACCGGGATCGTTGGAGCGAAAGTAACCCTAATGGATATTATCCTAAAGCAGGTAGCGCTTTTACCAATATCTTTGATACGTATGCCGGTGGAGAATTTAACGGCGGATGTAGTTTATATTTACACGATGGTTCTTATCTGCGTTTGAAGAATATAAATGTGCAATATGATATCCCATTGCCAAAGCAAAATGTGTTAAAGTCATTACAGGTCTATGGAACGGTTTCCAATGTGTTTACACTGACTAAATATTTCGGTTACTCACCGGATGTGAATGTGGGAGATTTGGAAACGGAAGCTACACGCCGGGGATTTGATCAAAATGCTTATCCTCAGAGTAGAACATTCCTGATTGGTTTAAAAGCACAGTTTTAA
- a CDS encoding FecR family protein: MQDTIIILLLQKYIKNQCSEQELHALLHWLKSPDNHAELDLVVKPLWETIDKNMSRPEGEREKELHEEVSLLLSGVKRKDRKISNPEVRDKNRLNGFYRIAAILILAFSVTFGLLKVLDRPSPQLTYTEKVSNKGEKKNIVLSDGTKIILNSDTKLRIPADFNKEERVLEMEGEGFFDVAPDPNKPFIIKSGEARVRVLGTSFDFKSYKEDDFIKLTVSTGKVRVNVDDQDLQLSVSPNEHLSVNKVDGNVSKETIQENNYIKWIQGSLYFNKEPIREVIKTINRTYNCKVILQCKNRDYKITGTHDNKNIEAVIEAICFTTGLHSRQEGDNIIIYDKL; encoded by the coding sequence ATGCAAGATACAATCATCATATTACTCCTGCAGAAATACATAAAGAACCAATGTTCGGAGCAGGAATTGCACGCATTGCTTCACTGGTTGAAGTCGCCGGATAATCATGCAGAACTTGATCTGGTGGTTAAGCCTTTGTGGGAGACCATCGATAAAAATATGTCCCGACCGGAAGGTGAAAGGGAAAAAGAATTGCATGAAGAGGTTTCTTTACTTTTATCTGGAGTAAAAAGAAAGGATAGGAAAATCTCTAACCCTGAGGTTAGAGATAAAAACCGTTTAAACGGTTTTTATCGTATTGCTGCTATATTGATCCTGGCATTCAGTGTAACATTCGGATTATTGAAAGTACTCGACCGTCCGTCTCCGCAGCTTACTTACACGGAAAAGGTTTCCAATAAAGGAGAAAAGAAAAATATAGTGTTGTCTGATGGCACAAAAATTATCCTTAACTCCGATACCAAGTTACGCATTCCTGCCGACTTCAATAAGGAAGAACGTGTCCTGGAAATGGAAGGAGAAGGCTTTTTTGATGTGGCTCCTGATCCGAATAAACCCTTCATCATAAAGAGTGGAGAAGCCCGGGTCAGGGTGTTGGGTACTTCCTTCGATTTTAAATCATACAAAGAAGACGATTTTATAAAACTGACCGTATCGACCGGTAAGGTTCGTGTTAATGTAGACGATCAGGATCTTCAGTTGTCCGTGTCTCCCAACGAACATCTTTCTGTCAATAAGGTAGACGGTAATGTCAGCAAGGAAACCATTCAGGAAAACAACTATATTAAATGGATACAGGGTTCTTTATACTTCAACAAAGAACCGATCCGGGAGGTAATAAAAACTATCAACCGCACATACAACTGCAAGGTGATTCTGCAATGTAAGAATCGCGATTATAAAATTACCGGGACACACGATAATAAAAATATAGAAGCGGTTATCGAGGCCATTTGCTTTACTACCGGCCTCCATAGCCGTCAGGAAGGGGATAATATAATTATATATGATAAACTTTAA
- a CDS encoding glycoside hydrolase family 43 protein encodes MKRIVSLMIFVILCLSSQAQDIVPGTIWPDDKGVHVNAHGGGMLYADNTYYWFGEYKSDTTSVALNGVTCYSSRDLVHWKNEGIALPVMPEGSYSDIESGCILERPKVVYNEKTNKYVMWFHLELKGKGYAAARVGIAVSDKITGPYRFIRSYRPCAGFWPENIPEEYRYLKVTADDFAEWWTPEWRKAVEEGLFVRRDMEGGQMSRDMTIYVDDDQKAYHIYSSEENLTLNIAELTDDYQGHTGRYIRIFPGGHNEAPAIFKKNGTYYLITSGCTGWDPNEARMFTASSIWGPWTQHPNPCRGADAELTFHSQSTFIFPVAGKKDAFVFMADRWMPKHPSDARYIWLPIQFENGLPVLKWIDKWSLDFFAD; translated from the coding sequence ATGAAAAGAATAGTCAGTCTGATGATTTTTGTTATCCTGTGCCTGTCAAGTCAGGCACAGGATATAGTACCCGGCACTATCTGGCCCGATGATAAAGGTGTCCATGTGAATGCCCATGGAGGCGGTATGCTTTATGCCGATAATACTTATTATTGGTTTGGAGAATATAAGAGTGATACGACCAGTGTCGCGCTGAATGGTGTGACTTGTTATTCTTCACGGGATCTTGTTCACTGGAAGAACGAAGGGATCGCGCTGCCTGTCATGCCGGAAGGTTCCTACAGTGATATTGAAAGCGGTTGCATACTGGAACGTCCCAAGGTGGTATATAATGAAAAGACAAACAAATATGTGATGTGGTTTCATCTGGAACTGAAAGGTAAAGGATATGCGGCGGCCCGTGTAGGGATAGCAGTAAGCGACAAGATTACAGGTCCTTATCGTTTTATCCGTTCCTACCGTCCTTGTGCCGGTTTTTGGCCGGAGAATATACCGGAAGAATACCGTTATTTAAAAGTAACAGCGGACGATTTTGCTGAATGGTGGACACCCGAGTGGCGTAAAGCCGTGGAAGAAGGCTTGTTTGTTCGCCGGGATATGGAAGGTGGCCAGATGTCGCGTGATATGACGATCTATGTGGATGACGACCAAAAGGCATATCACATCTATTCTTCGGAAGAAAACCTGACTTTGAATATTGCCGAGTTGACAGACGATTATCAGGGACATACAGGAAGATATATCCGTATTTTCCCCGGAGGACATAATGAAGCTCCGGCTATCTTTAAGAAAAATGGTACCTATTATTTGATAACTTCCGGCTGCACAGGGTGGGATCCGAATGAAGCGCGTATGTTTACAGCATCCTCTATCTGGGGGCCTTGGACGCAACACCCTAACCCTTGCCGGGGAGCTGATGCCGAACTGACTTTTCATTCGCAAAGCACGTTTATTTTTCCTGTGGCCGGGAAAAAAGATGCATTTGTCTTTATGGCTGACCGGTGGATGCCGAAGCATCCTTCCGATGCCCGTTATATCTGGCTTCCGATCCAATTTGAGAACGGATTGCCGGTATTGAAGTGGATAGATAAGTGGAGTTTGGATTTCTTTGCTGATTAA
- a CDS encoding RagB/SusD family nutrient uptake outer membrane protein: MKHIHKLFKQFAGIALLGTLASCNDYLEQSPMSQITPDKYLNEESQLATYANGLYTDILPSHGEWSYGTFGTDEHTDNQATKTYDNKFVPGQWRTAQTEDGDKNKRNWFFERIYSCNYFLDNVLPKLAEHKITGSADNINHYVGEIYFLRAHEYFKRYQKFGDFPIIRHTLPDQMEPLIEASQRSPRNEVARFIISDLDSAIMLMATTPDKNKTRISKEAALLLKSRVALFEGTWLKYFKGTAFVPNGQGWPGKDKEYNANYQFPSGSIDGEIEYFLTQAMDAAKQVADATPLVENTGLVQQDAADPVNPYMDMFGDVDLSGYSEVLLWRPYSKGLGQTHCVVVGAQNGDYGVGVTRGMVDGFLMSDGMPIYASSGYKGDKTITDVRIGRDSRLNIFLKEPGQKNVLFESTEGTHAVLVEPNPAILESSLEKTYTTGYALRKGNSYYQNQCANGASYTGSITFRGVEAYLNYMEACYEKNGSLDATAQNYWRAIRARAKMDTDYNKTIAATRMSEEAKNDWGAYSAGNLIDPTLYNIRRERRCELMAEGLRFMDLCRWRAMDQMIKTPYHIEGFRLWGGMNEWYKNEDGSTRLVYGLDNPSANVSDPALSEYLRPYEISGRSVAKDGYRWAMAHYLQPICIQHLMISANGGDISLSPIYQNPGWPTSANQGAIE; encoded by the coding sequence ATGAAACACATACATAAATTATTCAAACAATTTGCAGGTATCGCTTTGTTAGGAACATTGGCTTCCTGTAACGACTATCTGGAGCAGTCTCCTATGTCACAGATCACTCCTGATAAATATCTCAATGAAGAATCCCAGCTGGCTACCTATGCCAATGGTTTATATACGGATATCTTGCCTTCACATGGTGAATGGAGTTACGGAACGTTCGGTACCGACGAGCATACCGACAACCAGGCAACGAAAACGTATGATAACAAGTTTGTTCCGGGACAGTGGAGAACCGCTCAGACGGAAGATGGCGATAAGAATAAACGTAACTGGTTTTTCGAACGCATATATAGTTGTAACTATTTTCTGGATAATGTATTGCCAAAGCTGGCAGAACATAAGATTACCGGAAGTGCTGATAATATCAACCATTATGTAGGAGAGATCTATTTCCTTCGTGCTCACGAATATTTCAAACGATACCAGAAGTTTGGTGACTTCCCTATTATCCGTCATACGCTGCCCGACCAGATGGAACCGCTGATCGAAGCCAGTCAGCGTTCCCCGCGTAATGAAGTGGCCCGTTTCATTATCTCTGATCTCGACTCGGCTATTATGCTGATGGCGACAACTCCGGATAAGAACAAGACCCGTATCTCAAAAGAAGCGGCTTTGCTCTTGAAGTCGCGTGTTGCCTTGTTCGAAGGGACCTGGTTGAAGTACTTTAAAGGTACTGCCTTTGTGCCTAACGGGCAGGGGTGGCCAGGGAAGGATAAAGAGTATAATGCAAATTACCAGTTCCCTTCCGGTAGTATCGATGGTGAAATAGAATATTTCCTTACACAAGCCATGGATGCAGCCAAGCAGGTGGCCGATGCAACTCCACTGGTGGAGAATACCGGTCTGGTGCAACAAGATGCTGCTGATCCTGTAAACCCTTATATGGATATGTTCGGAGATGTAGATTTGTCCGGTTACAGTGAGGTTCTATTGTGGCGTCCATACAGTAAAGGACTTGGACAAACCCATTGTGTGGTGGTAGGTGCGCAGAATGGTGACTATGGAGTAGGGGTAACCCGTGGTATGGTGGATGGCTTCCTGATGAGTGACGGTATGCCTATTTACGCCTCTTCCGGTTATAAAGGAGATAAAACAATTACCGATGTACGCATTGGGCGCGACTCCCGTCTGAATATCTTCCTGAAGGAACCGGGACAAAAGAATGTTCTGTTCGAATCGACCGAAGGAACCCATGCTGTACTGGTTGAACCCAATCCTGCTATCCTGGAATCTTCTTTGGAAAAGACTTATACGACAGGTTATGCTTTGCGGAAAGGTAACTCATATTACCAGAACCAGTGTGCCAACGGCGCCAGCTATACCGGATCGATTACTTTCCGTGGTGTGGAAGCATATCTGAATTATATGGAAGCCTGCTATGAGAAGAATGGATCGCTGGATGCAACAGCTCAGAATTACTGGCGCGCCATTCGTGCCCGTGCCAAAATGGATACCGATTATAATAAAACGATTGCTGCAACCCGCATGAGTGAAGAGGCAAAGAATGACTGGGGTGCCTATTCTGCCGGAAATTTGATCGATCCGACTTTGTATAATATTCGTCGCGAACGTCGTTGCGAACTAATGGCTGAAGGTTTGCGTTTCATGGATCTGTGCCGTTGGCGTGCAATGGATCAGATGATCAAGACCCCATACCATATTGAAGGTTTCCGTCTGTGGGGCGGCATGAACGAATGGTATAAGAATGAGGACGGTTCTACTCGTTTGGTATATGGCTTGGATAATCCGAGTGCCAACGTGTCTGATCCGGCATTGAGCGAATACCTTCGCCCTTACGAGATATCAGGCCGTTCGGTAGCTAAAGACGGATACCGTTGGGCGATGGCGCATTATTTGCAACCCATCTGTATCCAGCACCTGATGATCTCTGCCAATGGTGGTGATATCTCGCTATCTCCTATCTATCAGAATCCGGGCTGGCCGACTTCAGCAAATCAGGGGGCTATCGAATAA
- a CDS encoding SusC/RagA family TonB-linked outer membrane protein: MKAHSFVLAAALLSACPVLYGNAAGVDPILRQSDAANPQQSKKISGVVKDTNGEPVIGANVIVKGTTIGTMTDIDGQFNLDVPSDAILQISYIGYLAQEMPVRNQTAFNIRLVEDSQALDEVVVVGFGTQKKVNLTGSVGTVDSEALEARPVMNATQALQGLVPGLQISSAGGSLETKADINIRGTATIGEGSSGSPLVLIDGMEGDINSINPQDIENISILKDAAASSIYGSRAPFGVILITTKSGRSGKPVINYNNSFRWSDPVKTPDMMDSYTFATYFNDANVNAGNGLFFTPERLQRIKDYRDGKITNSVIANPNNPQYWADGYAEGNDNVDWYDALYRDWAFSQEHNFSINGGSDKISYYASFNYLDQNGLMVFNQDTYDRYTATGKINATLTDWAKLNYSTRFTREDYGRPSALTDGLYSDLGRQGWPVLPLYDPNGYLYSSPSPALGLATGGRDYTQTDNIYQQASLILEPVKNWITHVDFNYRIMSANRHWDSQQTFNHDVDGNPVIYGTGSNVHEDYYKENYMNLNAYTEYSYNLESGHNFKAMVGFQSEMMRQTKFGLQRDGIIISGLPEVDLTSGLDYSGGLVTPSVNGARQRWTTAGFFGRINYDYEGRYLAEVNLRYDGTSRFHKDQRWNLFPSFSLGWNIAREGFWEPLAEYVGTLKLRGSYGELGNQNTTSWYPSYQILEVKASDGKWLQNGIKPNAAYVPGLISSTLGWERVRNWNIGVDFGLLNNRLTGSFDYYNRLTLDMIGPAPELPASLGADVPKTNNTDLKTYGFDLEIGWNDRLKNGLGYSAKFILSDAQTEITRYPNPTGTLDKYRAGQKLGEIWGYETIGIAKTKDEMDAHLATLPNGGQEALGTSWDAGDIMYKDLNGDGQINNGANTIDDHGDYKLLGNNTPRFQFGIDLGADYKGFDFRAFFQGVMKRDFWQDSEYFWGVTDNMWWSAGFKEHADYFRAEASNDLPANLDAYYPRPIFNTGGKNQKTQSRYLQNASYIRLKNVQLGYTLPANLTNKFYVSRLRIFVSGENLWTGTGMANMFDPETINGGKVNDNTKKGNGNAYPLSKTISFGINVTL; encoded by the coding sequence ATGAAAGCACACAGTTTTGTGTTGGCAGCCGCGCTTTTAAGTGCCTGTCCCGTATTATACGGAAATGCTGCCGGAGTTGATCCTATCCTTCGGCAAAGTGATGCGGCGAACCCGCAACAGAGTAAAAAGATTTCCGGAGTCGTTAAGGATACAAACGGCGAACCGGTAATCGGGGCAAATGTTATTGTGAAAGGAACTACAATCGGAACCATGACAGACATTGATGGGCAATTCAATCTGGATGTCCCGTCGGATGCTATCCTGCAAATATCCTATATCGGATATCTTGCTCAGGAGATGCCTGTAAGAAATCAAACAGCTTTTAATATCAGACTGGTGGAAGATAGCCAAGCGTTGGATGAAGTGGTAGTCGTCGGTTTCGGTACCCAGAAGAAAGTGAATCTGACAGGTTCTGTGGGAACGGTAGATAGCGAAGCACTGGAAGCACGTCCGGTAATGAATGCTACGCAGGCATTGCAAGGTCTGGTTCCCGGGCTGCAGATCTCATCTGCCGGAGGTAGTCTGGAAACGAAAGCGGATATTAATATACGTGGTACAGCCACAATCGGTGAAGGATCGAGCGGCAGTCCGTTGGTACTTATCGATGGGATGGAAGGTGATATCAATTCCATCAATCCGCAGGATATAGAAAATATTTCCATACTGAAAGATGCGGCAGCTTCTTCTATCTATGGGTCACGTGCACCTTTCGGTGTGATACTCATTACTACCAAAAGTGGACGCAGCGGTAAACCGGTAATTAATTATAACAATAGTTTTCGTTGGAGCGATCCGGTAAAAACTCCCGATATGATGGATTCTTATACCTTCGCCACTTATTTCAATGATGCCAATGTGAATGCAGGTAACGGACTATTTTTTACTCCGGAGCGTTTGCAACGTATTAAAGATTATCGTGACGGAAAGATTACAAATTCTGTTATCGCGAACCCTAATAACCCGCAGTACTGGGCTGACGGCTATGCTGAAGGTAATGATAATGTAGACTGGTATGATGCTTTGTACCGCGACTGGGCTTTCTCGCAGGAACATAATTTCAGTATCAACGGAGGTTCTGATAAAATAAGTTATTATGCCTCGTTCAACTATTTGGATCAGAATGGATTGATGGTATTTAACCAGGATACATACGATCGTTATACTGCAACAGGAAAGATCAATGCTACCCTGACCGATTGGGCTAAGTTGAATTATAGTACCCGTTTCACCCGTGAAGATTACGGACGCCCTTCTGCTTTGACTGATGGTTTGTATTCTGACCTCGGACGTCAGGGCTGGCCTGTTTTGCCTCTGTATGATCCGAACGGTTATCTTTATTCTTCCCCTTCGCCTGCATTGGGGCTGGCTACCGGAGGACGCGATTATACGCAGACCGATAATATTTATCAGCAGGCTTCTTTGATATTGGAACCGGTGAAGAACTGGATCACGCATGTCGACTTCAACTATCGTATCATGTCTGCCAACCGTCACTGGGACTCGCAGCAAACATTCAATCATGATGTAGACGGCAATCCGGTAATTTATGGTACAGGCTCGAATGTTCATGAAGATTATTATAAAGAAAACTATATGAACCTGAATGCCTATACCGAATATAGCTATAATCTGGAGTCGGGCCATAACTTCAAAGCAATGGTGGGTTTCCAGTCGGAAATGATGCGCCAGACGAAGTTCGGTTTGCAGCGTGACGGTATTATTATCTCTGGTTTACCGGAGGTAGACCTCACATCCGGTCTGGATTATAGCGGTGGATTGGTAACTCCGTCGGTGAACGGTGCCCGTCAACGTTGGACTACCGCGGGCTTTTTCGGACGTATCAACTATGATTACGAAGGCCGGTATCTGGCAGAAGTGAACCTTCGTTACGACGGTACTTCCCGTTTCCATAAAGATCAGCGTTGGAATCTGTTCCCTTCTTTCTCTCTGGGATGGAATATTGCCCGCGAAGGTTTCTGGGAGCCGTTGGCAGAGTATGTAGGCACATTGAAACTACGTGGTTCGTATGGGGAATTGGGTAACCAGAATACAACAAGCTGGTATCCTTCTTATCAAATATTGGAAGTAAAAGCGAGTGATGGTAAATGGCTACAGAACGGTATCAAGCCGAATGCGGCTTATGTACCGGGTCTGATCAGTTCTACATTGGGATGGGAACGTGTCCGTAACTGGAATATAGGTGTTGATTTCGGTCTGTTGAATAACCGTTTGACCGGTTCGTTCGATTATTATAATCGTTTGACGTTGGATATGATCGGTCCGGCTCCCGAGTTACCGGCATCTCTGGGTGCAGATGTCCCGAAGACAAATAATACAGACTTGAAAACTTATGGATTTGACCTGGAGATCGGTTGGAACGACCGGCTGAAGAATGGCCTGGGTTATAGCGCTAAGTTTATTTTGTCTGATGCACAGACAGAGATCACCCGTTATCCGAACCCGACCGGAACACTCGATAAGTATCGTGCAGGACAGAAATTGGGAGAGATCTGGGGATATGAGACGATCGGTATTGCAAAAACTAAAGATGAAATGGATGCCCACCTGGCTACGCTACCTAATGGTGGACAGGAAGCTCTGGGTACAAGCTGGGATGCCGGTGATATTATGTACAAAGACCTTAATGGCGACGGACAGATTAATAACGGAGCCAATACGATCGACGATCATGGGGACTATAAGCTATTAGGAAACAATACCCCACGTTTCCAGTTCGGTATCGATTTGGGTGCTGACTATAAAGGATTCGATTTCCGTGCTTTCTTTCAGGGAGTGATGAAGCGTGACTTCTGGCAAGATAGCGAATACTTCTGGGGTGTGACGGATAATATGTGGTGGTCGGCCGGTTTCAAAGAACATGCTGATTACTTCCGTGCCGAGGCTTCCAACGATCTTCCTGCAAACCTGGATGCTTATTATCCGCGTCCAATCTTTAATACCGGAGGAAAGAATCAGAAGACGCAGAGCCGTTATTTGCAGAATGCCTCTTATATCCGTTTGAAAAATGTTCAGTTAGGATATACGCTACCGGCAAACCTGACGAATAAGTTCTATGTTTCCAGGCTACGTATTTTCGTATCAGGTGAAAATCTCTGGACAGGTACAGGTATGGCCAATATGTTCGACCCGGAAACGATTAACGGCGGTAAGGTCAATGATAACACGAAGAAAGGTAACGGTAATGCTTACCCGCTTTCAAAAACGATCTCATTCGGTATAAATGTTACTCTTTAA